In Robbsia sp. KACC 23696, a single window of DNA contains:
- a CDS encoding FAD-dependent oxidoreductase, producing the protein MNGSTQSVLVERERPTLTSDVTPILADDASLAHVCIVGAGHAGGRTAQQLRALGHRGRITLIGDEAHAPYERPELSKGWLTMEDLPWSPPVSRATSAFAMSSLALGPGDFWDGAALRDNAIDRIHGRVVSLDTVRRVLTLANGTTLAFDRLVVCTGGAPRNGAVPGADLAGVHLLRTIDDSLALREALATSRGLVVIGAGVIGMEVAASARTRGVPVTVIESGSHVMARCLPPSLSEWLATLHRRHGVHLEMGVSVSGITRGDAGEAATPARNADSTLRLRVTGRRDGKDVAIAADTVLIAIGVDCAPAFLADTGLAGPGGVVVDEYCRSPRAPWLYAAGDTAFVTRGIAGDNVTAPDGTRQETWRNAENQALAVAEMLLGRTTPYREMPWMWSDQFGRNVQVVGTPAADAEVIVRGEIDAGPASVLLVRDGAVCGGVLIDAGRDRRALERLAAAGVDVDLEKVRDTAVPLKAV; encoded by the coding sequence ATGAACGGGAGCACGCAATCCGTTCTCGTTGAGCGGGAGCGTCCGACCTTGACGTCCGACGTGACACCGATCCTCGCTGACGACGCATCGCTCGCGCACGTCTGCATCGTCGGTGCCGGTCATGCGGGTGGACGCACCGCGCAACAGCTCAGAGCGCTGGGCCATCGCGGCAGGATCACATTGATCGGCGACGAGGCGCATGCCCCTTACGAGCGGCCTGAACTGTCGAAGGGCTGGTTGACCATGGAAGACCTGCCGTGGTCGCCACCGGTGTCGCGGGCAACGTCGGCATTTGCGATGTCGTCGCTGGCGTTGGGACCGGGTGATTTTTGGGACGGAGCGGCGCTGCGCGATAACGCGATCGATCGGATCCACGGTCGCGTCGTGTCGCTGGATACCGTTCGCCGCGTGTTGACGCTCGCGAACGGCACCACGCTTGCCTTCGATCGACTGGTGGTCTGTACCGGCGGCGCGCCACGCAATGGCGCCGTTCCGGGGGCGGATCTCGCGGGCGTGCATCTGCTTCGAACGATCGACGACAGTCTGGCGTTGCGCGAGGCACTGGCAACGAGCAGGGGCCTTGTCGTCATCGGCGCCGGCGTGATCGGGATGGAAGTCGCGGCGTCGGCTCGCACGCGTGGCGTGCCCGTCACCGTGATCGAGTCCGGTTCCCACGTGATGGCACGGTGCCTGCCACCGTCATTGAGCGAATGGCTGGCGACACTGCATCGGCGGCATGGCGTGCATCTCGAAATGGGCGTCTCCGTGTCCGGCATCACGCGAGGGGATGCCGGAGAAGCTGCAACGCCGGCGAGGAATGCGGACTCGACATTGCGACTGCGCGTCACGGGCCGGCGCGATGGGAAGGATGTCGCGATTGCCGCCGATACCGTATTGATTGCGATCGGCGTGGACTGCGCGCCGGCCTTTCTTGCCGACACCGGTCTTGCCGGCCCGGGCGGCGTCGTGGTCGACGAATACTGTCGCAGCCCGCGGGCGCCTTGGCTTTATGCCGCTGGCGACACGGCCTTTGTCACGCGGGGCATCGCGGGTGACAACGTGACCGCGCCGGACGGGACGCGCCAGGAAACGTGGCGCAATGCGGAGAACCAGGCCCTTGCGGTTGCGGAGATGCTGCTCGGACGCACCACCCCGTATCGCGAGATGCCGTGGATGTGGTCCGATCAATTCGGCCGCAATGTGCAAGTGGTGGGGACGCCTGCGGCGGATGCGGAAGTGATCGTTCGCGGCGAGATCGACGCCGGCCCGGCGTCGGTGTTGTTGGTGCGGGACGGGGCGGTATGCGGCGGGGTGCTGATCGACGCGGGCCGCGATCGTCGTGCGCTGGAGCGCCTGGCGGCTGCTGGCGTCGACGTCGATCTTGAAAAAGTACGCGATACCGCCGTGCCGTTGAAGGCCGTGTGA
- a CDS encoding dihydroorotate dehydrogenase electron transfer subunit codes for MTTTIPLHAACANGMADDCNASAPPHAGSDSAACRGAQADFPIAEHACRVLSNASVNAEYRHLVLAVSDDAASATPGQFFHLACPPGPDGTAFLRRPMSVYGADRGTRRLEFLYKVQGMGTKGLATLREDDILDALGPLGVGFTVPEGARHVLLLARGVGLATLGPLAAHAVSLGAKVTAVLSARSRDLLMSRDRLEAAGARVHTVTDEEGSSDIVQLEGLLRTLHGTAPFDYMATCGSNRMLTLLQRLGTEWCVPGQTAIEQHMGCGIGSCYACVRPFRTEAGAEQLTYRRVCWDGPVFDLQETTSW; via the coding sequence ATGACAACGACGATACCCCTCCATGCGGCATGCGCGAACGGCATGGCGGATGACTGTAACGCGTCGGCACCGCCGCACGCCGGCAGCGATAGCGCGGCTTGCCGTGGCGCCCAGGCCGATTTCCCCATCGCCGAGCATGCCTGCCGGGTGCTGTCGAACGCTTCGGTCAATGCCGAGTATCGGCATCTGGTGTTGGCGGTGTCCGACGATGCCGCCAGCGCCACGCCGGGACAGTTTTTCCATTTGGCCTGTCCGCCCGGCCCGGACGGCACGGCCTTTTTAAGACGGCCGATGAGCGTCTACGGCGCCGATCGCGGCACGCGCCGTCTCGAGTTTCTGTACAAGGTGCAGGGCATGGGGACGAAGGGTCTTGCGACGCTGCGCGAGGACGACATTCTGGACGCCCTGGGACCGCTCGGGGTCGGTTTCACCGTGCCCGAAGGCGCGCGCCATGTGTTGCTGCTGGCGCGCGGCGTGGGGCTGGCAACGCTGGGACCGTTGGCCGCGCATGCGGTATCGCTGGGCGCGAAGGTCACCGCCGTGCTGAGCGCGCGCTCGCGCGATTTGCTGATGTCGCGTGATCGATTGGAAGCGGCAGGCGCGCGTGTACATACGGTGACGGATGAAGAGGGAAGCAGTGACATCGTGCAACTCGAAGGGCTGCTTCGAACCCTGCATGGGACGGCGCCGTTCGATTATATGGCGACGTGCGGATCGAATCGGATGCTGACGTTGCTGCAGCGACTCGGCACGGAGTGGTGCGTTCCGGGGCAAACGGCGATCGAACAGCATATGGGGTGCGGTATCGGCTCCTGCTACGCCTGCGTCCGGCCGTTCCGCACCGAGGCAGGCGCGGAACAATTGACCTATCGGCGCGTGTGCTGGGATGGGCCGGTCTTTGATTTGCAGGAAACCACATCATGGTAG
- a CDS encoding HlyD family secretion protein, translated as MHLTSRQTRAVTIGFRILLTCFIVVAALLMANYVWHYYELAPRTRDGHIRADVIDVATDVSGLLTEVDVHGNMPVKRGQVLFKVDPQRFEIALSKAQATLDSARAQWVYARQQASRNAALRGLVAQQNVDQSDNALRAARAQVEQAEAGLASARLDLQRATVVAPVDGIVTNVTLHPGRFVAAGTGMLALIDTASLRVEGFFQETRLRGIHIGDRARIVLMGEKTPLYGHVTSIVGGISDSETATATDLLPKVDPNFAWVRLAQRVPVWITLDALPDGQLLLSGRSATVEILSGQRGEDGRIVASGGVGTELAPTPSSSALGASDAAGTFGTRGASLMPPAQRSQPPEPASTGGRP; from the coding sequence GTGCATCTGACCTCTCGACAGACCCGAGCCGTGACCATCGGCTTTCGCATCCTGCTCACCTGTTTTATCGTGGTGGCGGCATTGCTGATGGCCAATTATGTCTGGCACTACTACGAACTGGCGCCGCGCACCCGCGACGGTCATATTCGCGCCGACGTCATCGATGTCGCGACCGATGTCAGCGGCCTGCTGACCGAGGTCGATGTCCACGGCAATATGCCGGTGAAACGCGGACAGGTGCTCTTCAAAGTCGACCCGCAGCGTTTCGAGATCGCCTTGAGCAAGGCGCAGGCGACGCTCGATTCCGCGCGTGCGCAATGGGTGTATGCGCGCCAACAGGCGAGCCGGAACGCTGCCTTGCGCGGTCTCGTCGCGCAACAGAATGTCGATCAATCCGATAACGCCTTGCGTGCGGCACGTGCGCAGGTCGAGCAGGCAGAAGCCGGCCTGGCTTCTGCGCGCCTCGATCTGCAGCGCGCGACCGTGGTCGCGCCAGTGGACGGCATCGTCACCAATGTCACCTTGCATCCGGGCCGTTTCGTCGCGGCGGGAACAGGCATGCTGGCGCTGATCGATACGGCTTCTTTGCGCGTCGAGGGCTTCTTCCAGGAGACACGCTTGCGCGGCATCCATATCGGCGATCGCGCGCGGATTGTCTTGATGGGGGAGAAGACGCCGCTGTATGGCCATGTCACGAGCATCGTCGGCGGTATCAGCGATTCCGAAACCGCCACCGCGACGGACTTGCTGCCGAAGGTCGATCCGAATTTCGCCTGGGTGCGGCTGGCCCAACGCGTGCCGGTCTGGATCACGCTCGATGCGCTGCCCGATGGGCAACTGCTGCTCTCCGGTCGCTCCGCGACCGTCGAGATTCTGAGCGGCCAGCGGGGCGAGGATGGACGCATTGTTGCGTCGGGCGGCGTCGGCACCGAGCTGGCCCCGACGCCGTCGAGCAGCGCATTGGGGGCGTCCGACGCGGCTGGCACATTTGGCACGCGCGGCGCTTCGTTGATGCCGCCAGCGCAGCGGTCGCAGCCGCCTGAGCCGGCCAGCACCGGAGGGCGGCCATGA
- a CDS encoding asparaginase: MSAAPMETNGGIGEAAASPATSMTSVTRPRIAVIGTGGTFAMHARHRFDWVEYADSGIVHPIDALLETMGELAPDVDLVPVPFRSLGSVAITPDDWLALAQLIARYASQDPGITGFVVTHGTATLEETAWFLDLVLALPQPVVLTGAQRPANTAGSDAPANLRAAIATACAPQARHSGVLVVMDGWVFTARDVTKAASFELQAFEAPPFGPVARIEADAGIAWRRQAPRRMRDAGTGAGRSREYGIDLSAILHAATPVSFPRVDIVLSYAGADSVAIDAYVAAGARAIIGAGLAPGRPSAGEWPAYRAAVAAGVVVVQSSRAARGTVPPQRFLQEAGILAGGDLSPQKLRIAMMLVLQCRALRGAASEWDPAEKAAIQGWLLTL; this comes from the coding sequence GTGAGTGCCGCGCCGATGGAAACGAACGGTGGCATCGGTGAAGCGGCGGCGTCGCCCGCGACGTCGATGACGTCGGTAACGCGGCCTCGTATCGCGGTGATCGGCACCGGCGGCACCTTTGCAATGCACGCACGGCATCGCTTCGATTGGGTGGAGTATGCCGATAGCGGCATCGTGCATCCGATCGATGCATTGCTGGAAACGATGGGTGAACTGGCGCCCGACGTCGACTTGGTGCCGGTGCCGTTTCGCAGCCTGGGAAGCGTGGCGATCACGCCGGACGATTGGCTGGCGTTGGCGCAGCTGATTGCGCGGTATGCCTCGCAGGATCCCGGCATCACCGGTTTCGTCGTCACGCACGGCACGGCCACGCTGGAAGAAACGGCCTGGTTCCTCGACCTCGTGCTGGCGCTGCCGCAGCCTGTCGTGCTAACCGGCGCGCAGCGTCCGGCGAATACCGCCGGCAGCGATGCGCCGGCCAATTTGCGGGCGGCAATTGCGACGGCATGCGCGCCGCAGGCGCGGCATAGCGGTGTCTTGGTCGTGATGGATGGCTGGGTCTTCACGGCGCGCGACGTGACCAAGGCGGCGAGCTTCGAGTTGCAGGCGTTCGAAGCGCCGCCGTTCGGCCCGGTAGCGCGCATCGAAGCCGATGCCGGTATCGCGTGGCGCAGGCAAGCGCCGCGGCGAATGCGGGATGCGGGCACAGGCGCGGGACGCTCGCGGGAGTATGGCATCGACCTGTCCGCGATCCTGCACGCCGCGACGCCGGTGTCCTTTCCGCGCGTCGATATCGTGCTCTCCTATGCCGGTGCGGATAGCGTGGCAATCGATGCCTACGTTGCGGCGGGGGCCCGCGCGATTATCGGCGCGGGCCTGGCACCGGGCAGGCCGTCGGCAGGGGAATGGCCGGCCTATCGTGCCGCGGTAGCGGCCGGCGTCGTCGTGGTGCAGTCGAGCCGGGCGGCGCGGGGCACGGTGCCCCCGCAACGCTTCCTGCAGGAGGCGGGCATCCTCGCGGGAGGCGATCTTTCGCCGCAAAAACTGCGGATCGCGATGATGCTGGTGCTGCAGTGTCGCGCCTTGCGCGGCGCGGCATCCGAGTGGGATCCTGCTGAGAAAGCGGCGATACAAGGCTGGTTGTTGACGCTCTGA
- a CDS encoding cupin domain-containing protein — MDTHTQSLAADGNASSHCTTLPAATLWRDAEVRHAQVDKAGKHLSTQVDVMTEGQDYAVPAGRDGETVFAVLEGAFAIDAAGESYQLGVGEAILIPPGEPRRIVCLTPRGALYRVGTSLALAVEMGVVPAALSVDGEGPTR, encoded by the coding sequence ATGGATACGCACACACAATCGCTCGCCGCGGACGGGAACGCGTCCTCGCATTGCACGACGCTCCCCGCCGCCACGCTCTGGCGCGATGCCGAGGTCCGGCATGCGCAAGTCGACAAGGCCGGCAAGCATCTGTCCACGCAGGTGGACGTCATGACGGAAGGCCAGGACTATGCCGTACCGGCAGGACGCGATGGCGAGACCGTATTCGCCGTCCTGGAGGGCGCGTTCGCGATCGATGCGGCGGGCGAGTCCTATCAGCTAGGGGTCGGAGAGGCGATCCTGATCCCGCCCGGCGAGCCGCGGCGCATCGTGTGCCTGACGCCGCGCGGTGCGCTGTATCGCGTGGGCACGTCGCTGGCGCTGGCTGTCGAGATGGGCGTCGTCCCTGCGGCGTTATCGGTCGACGGTGAAGGGCCGACGCGATGA
- a CDS encoding FUSC family protein has product MIRPGRLLLSCKLYLAAMLALYIAFSRSFDYPYWTMMTVYILALDSSGAMRQKWAYMLTGSVCGALIGVFIAFEMATSQLAMLLSLFGAMALAGFFALRDRLPSFYGFMIGGVTCLLVALPGLTTPDAVLLRAMHRIQDIVVGASALFLVDSLIFPTSGAQGVRAAVSNWLTSLREVTVAVLRGMPPDDKAFAAVLKTMAQIDPLASYLPFDSVSFGARRRRAAEIIRTRGLRTLSILSTLRDIDTHLREGRLGGSAPLAPLDMATREALAAWIENGTRRDQARAVYHHFRGGETALAALAASSDAENALHEGTERAAWLQTLHHLQQRQLRRLFAAWWLIGIAQRSLAALRPARLRLPDGFSATPSTLAPLDVGYSLRVVAGLLCHLGTFALLWLTFGWVSGYAAFGMLLSSVFFVVSGRAPDPVAVISKVARIVAIAMVIVGIYVCVVLPLTSAFPAVAIALFPALFVLGIFVPNPPNVLFAVLPMAMLRLGNNGPGVDLPALLNSVMGLAIGLCTALMWMVLLVRLPSGGVARRLIREGWLDLLDLLRALNRPRADVRHEEACSYGWRMLDRLVVLFPQFAATTPAQQRLIVVATLRQVRVGQAAYVAGLGPSAPDAQRGSVAPMARAEAQSVEEAAKRPLWRQRAGARGVEAAARTIEHANVSATERAAAWLTATQSGTGVPTPWAWIDARLAASRAVPDAAECALADLRLALYPEAMAPGATPSGDKA; this is encoded by the coding sequence TTGATCCGTCCCGGGCGTCTACTGCTGTCCTGCAAACTGTATCTGGCCGCGATGCTGGCCTTATACATCGCTTTTTCGCGCAGTTTCGACTATCCGTATTGGACCATGATGACGGTCTACATCCTCGCGCTCGATTCCAGCGGAGCGATGCGGCAGAAATGGGCGTATATGTTGACCGGTTCGGTCTGCGGCGCCTTGATCGGCGTCTTCATCGCTTTCGAGATGGCCACGTCGCAACTGGCGATGTTGTTGTCGCTATTCGGCGCGATGGCGCTCGCCGGTTTTTTTGCCTTGCGCGACCGGTTGCCGAGCTTCTACGGCTTCATGATCGGCGGGGTGACCTGCCTGCTCGTCGCCTTGCCCGGCCTGACGACGCCCGATGCGGTGCTGTTGCGCGCGATGCATCGGATACAGGATATCGTCGTGGGCGCCTCCGCCTTGTTTCTGGTCGATTCGCTGATTTTCCCCACTAGCGGCGCGCAGGGCGTTCGCGCGGCGGTGTCCAACTGGTTGACGTCGTTGCGCGAGGTGACGGTGGCGGTGCTGCGTGGGATGCCGCCCGACGACAAGGCCTTTGCCGCCGTGCTGAAGACGATGGCGCAGATCGATCCGCTGGCATCCTATCTGCCTTTCGACTCGGTCAGCTTCGGCGCGCGTCGCCGTCGTGCCGCCGAAATCATTCGCACGCGCGGCCTGCGTACGCTGAGCATTCTCAGCACGTTGCGCGATATCGACACGCATCTGCGCGAGGGCCGGCTCGGCGGCAGCGCGCCCCTTGCTCCCCTCGATATGGCGACGCGAGAGGCACTGGCGGCGTGGATCGAAAACGGGACGCGGCGGGATCAGGCGCGTGCGGTTTATCATCATTTCCGTGGCGGCGAGACCGCACTCGCCGCGCTCGCCGCGTCGTCGGATGCGGAAAACGCCTTGCACGAAGGCACCGAACGCGCCGCTTGGTTGCAGACGCTGCATCATCTGCAGCAGCGCCAATTGCGGCGCTTGTTCGCGGCGTGGTGGCTTATCGGCATTGCGCAGCGCAGCCTGGCGGCGCTGCGCCCCGCGCGACTGCGTCTGCCGGACGGTTTTTCCGCGACGCCCAGCACGCTCGCCCCGTTGGATGTGGGATATAGCCTTCGCGTCGTCGCCGGATTGTTGTGTCATCTCGGAACCTTTGCTTTGTTGTGGCTGACGTTCGGCTGGGTGTCCGGCTACGCGGCGTTCGGCATGCTATTGAGTTCGGTGTTCTTCGTCGTCTCCGGCCGCGCGCCCGATCCCGTGGCCGTCATCTCGAAAGTCGCGCGCATCGTTGCCATCGCGATGGTGATCGTCGGCATCTATGTCTGCGTCGTGCTGCCTTTGACCAGCGCGTTTCCGGCGGTCGCGATCGCCTTGTTCCCCGCCTTGTTCGTACTCGGCATTTTCGTGCCGAATCCGCCGAATGTCCTGTTTGCCGTCTTGCCGATGGCCATGCTTCGCTTGGGCAATAACGGGCCGGGCGTGGATTTGCCGGCGCTGTTGAACAGCGTCATGGGTCTCGCGATCGGCTTGTGCACCGCGCTGATGTGGATGGTGCTGCTGGTGCGTCTGCCGTCGGGCGGCGTGGCGCGGCGCTTGATTCGCGAGGGCTGGTTGGATTTGTTGGATCTGCTGCGCGCGCTGAATCGGCCGCGCGCCGATGTCCGCCATGAAGAGGCCTGTTCCTATGGCTGGCGGATGCTGGATCGCCTGGTCGTGCTGTTCCCGCAGTTTGCCGCCACGACCCCCGCGCAGCAGCGGCTGATCGTCGTGGCCACGTTGCGCCAGGTACGCGTGGGGCAGGCCGCGTATGTCGCGGGGCTGGGGCCGAGCGCGCCTGATGCTCAGCGCGGGAGCGTTGCCCCGATGGCTCGCGCCGAAGCGCAGTCTGTCGAGGAAGCCGCGAAGCGTCCCTTATGGCGACAACGCGCCGGCGCGCGCGGCGTCGAGGCGGCTGCCCGTACGATCGAGCATGCCAATGTCTCGGCGACCGAACGCGCCGCTGCCTGGCTGACCGCTACGCAATCGGGCACCGGCGTGCCGACGCCCTGGGCCTGGATCGATGCACGTCTGGCGGCAAGCCGCGCGGTGCCCGACGCGGCCGAATGCGCGCTGGCCGATTTACGGCTGGCGCTGTATCCCGAGGCGATGGCGCCGGGCGCGACACCGTCGGGAGACAAAGCATGA
- a CDS encoding nuclear transport factor 2 family protein, producing the protein MQRNDEHIPVRTTGWPRRPTAGAAYRAGDAKIAPQRENGIGMEGLAARVLTLEALEAIRALKARYSALADAKYTQDYERVDAETMGRVAAAQAACFSEDAVWAAGDGFGGDLIGRAALHQWFKRAPWRFAIHYYTSESIDVDAAAGTAEAYWRLMQVAVRDDTARAVWLGAVTHERYVLDPDSGEWLTSFMRFTDLHMMELADTALPIARDFAGLDARRRAFP; encoded by the coding sequence ATGCAGCGTAATGACGAACACATCCCCGTCCGGACAACCGGTTGGCCGCGTCGACCGACGGCGGGTGCCGCGTATCGCGCGGGCGACGCGAAGATCGCCCCGCAGCGTGAAAACGGCATTGGCATGGAAGGACTCGCCGCGCGAGTGCTCACGCTCGAGGCCTTGGAGGCAATTCGGGCTTTGAAAGCGCGCTATAGCGCCTTGGCCGATGCGAAGTATACACAGGACTACGAACGGGTGGATGCGGAGACGATGGGTCGCGTTGCCGCCGCGCAAGCGGCCTGCTTTTCCGAGGATGCGGTCTGGGCGGCCGGCGATGGTTTCGGCGGGGATCTGATCGGACGCGCGGCGCTGCACCAGTGGTTCAAGCGGGCGCCATGGCGTTTTGCGATCCATTACTACACGAGCGAATCGATCGACGTCGATGCCGCGGCCGGGACCGCGGAGGCGTATTGGCGGCTGATGCAAGTGGCGGTACGTGACGACACGGCGCGCGCCGTGTGGCTGGGTGCGGTGACCCATGAGCGATATGTGCTGGATCCCGACTCCGGCGAATGGCTGACGTCGTTCATGCGATTTACAGATCTGCACATGATGGAACTGGCCGATACGGCGCTGCCGATCGCCCGCGATTTTGCGGGACTGGACGCGCGACGCCGCGCGTTCCCTTAA
- a CDS encoding DUF1656 domain-containing protein, which produces MNGGGVDQVDVLGIYLPTFVLQVILVFLLLFLVRWLLDRFGILALFWHRGLVEVGLYMILLGFVVLWMSGTPLTAVWAAAQLSLALH; this is translated from the coding sequence ATGAACGGCGGCGGGGTGGACCAAGTCGATGTGCTCGGTATTTATCTACCGACCTTCGTGCTCCAGGTGATCCTGGTGTTTCTGTTGTTGTTCCTCGTGCGATGGCTGCTCGACCGGTTCGGCATCCTGGCGCTGTTCTGGCACCGCGGCCTCGTGGAAGTCGGCCTCTACATGATCTTGTTGGGCTTTGTCGTTTTATGGATGAGCGGTACGCCGCTAACTGCCGTGTGGGCCGCGGCGCAGTTGTCCCTTGCTTTGCACTAG
- a CDS encoding non-heme iron oxygenase ferredoxin subunit, translating to MKIIPIMSAAMTDHEADCATPVTEDAVCGAAIDGDRPWHDIGLYDSVFGAQDCHGTTLEGIKVGVFRVAGDLFALDDICTHGAALLSDGFLEGHEVECPLHAGLVDVRTGKPCSSPITRAARCHDVRVEDGRIYVRINP from the coding sequence ATGAAGATCATCCCGATAATGTCGGCCGCGATGACGGATCACGAGGCGGACTGTGCGACGCCGGTGACCGAAGACGCCGTCTGTGGCGCGGCGATCGATGGCGATCGACCGTGGCACGACATCGGTCTCTATGACAGTGTCTTTGGCGCGCAGGACTGTCATGGCACCACGCTGGAGGGTATCAAGGTCGGTGTATTCCGCGTGGCGGGCGACCTCTTTGCGTTAGACGATATCTGCACGCATGGCGCCGCGCTATTGAGCGACGGTTTTCTGGAAGGGCATGAAGTGGAATGTCCCTTGCATGCCGGCCTCGTCGATGTGCGGACCGGCAAGCCGTGTTCGTCGCCGATCACGCGCGCGGCGCGTTGCCACGATGTGCGTGTCGAAGACGGCCGGATCTATGTCCGGATCAATCCGTGA
- a CDS encoding cupin, which produces MAKCRVFGIDDSLKTVVEDGLYMKTMIGKTMSVAVIKFVEARGVGLPAKAHDHGEEASFQWTGACSIFEVPPNGEEVEQALAEGDAMIIPAGLSHYGVNHYGHEGVSMRLNVVSPPRAEYSADDDTPYYPLASR; this is translated from the coding sequence ATGGCGAAATGCCGCGTATTTGGTATCGACGACAGTCTGAAGACCGTCGTCGAGGATGGCTTGTATATGAAGACGATGATCGGCAAGACGATGAGCGTGGCCGTCATCAAGTTCGTCGAAGCGCGTGGCGTCGGGCTGCCGGCGAAAGCGCACGACCATGGCGAGGAAGCGTCGTTTCAATGGACCGGCGCCTGTTCGATCTTCGAAGTGCCACCGAACGGCGAGGAAGTCGAGCAAGCACTCGCGGAAGGCGACGCGATGATCATTCCCGCCGGACTGAGCCATTACGGCGTCAATCATTACGGTCACGAAGGCGTGAGCATGCGGCTCAATGTGGTATCCCCGCCGCGCGCGGAGTATAGCGCCGACGACGATACGCCGTACTACCCGCTGGCCAGTCGCTGA
- a CDS encoding dihydroorotate dehydrogenase: MVDMRVAVGDLELINPVMPASGTFADGLARVFDLNVLGAIVTKTFTDDIREGVPPPRVAEFTDATLFSIGIPSKGTAYYLEHTVPFYRRFTAPLVASISAGSVEEFGAVAAKLAGSGIAAIEANVSCPNLKKDGKAFGMDPEATYQVVRAMKATAGVPVWAKMTPNAGNVVEVAKAAEEAGADALVVSNAILAMVIDVETFLPRVANVMGGITGAATKPIMLRIAHQCAQAVSIPVIGCGGITTGADAIEFLLAGCTAIQVGTANFQSPTAMPRVIDEIRAFCERKGIASVRDLIGAMRMHDTVDLQRALSETQQRGAA, translated from the coding sequence ATGGTAGATATGCGTGTCGCCGTCGGCGACCTGGAGTTGATCAATCCGGTGATGCCGGCATCGGGGACCTTTGCCGATGGCCTCGCCCGCGTTTTCGATCTGAATGTGCTGGGTGCCATCGTCACCAAAACCTTCACCGACGATATCCGTGAAGGCGTGCCGCCGCCGCGCGTGGCGGAGTTTACCGATGCAACGTTGTTCTCGATCGGTATCCCGAGCAAGGGCACCGCGTATTACCTCGAGCATACGGTGCCCTTTTATCGTCGCTTCACCGCACCGCTGGTCGCGAGTATCTCGGCCGGATCCGTCGAGGAATTCGGTGCGGTGGCGGCCAAGCTGGCCGGAAGCGGCATTGCCGCGATCGAGGCGAACGTCTCCTGCCCGAACTTGAAAAAGGACGGCAAGGCGTTCGGCATGGATCCCGAGGCAACGTACCAGGTCGTGCGCGCGATGAAAGCGACGGCGGGCGTGCCCGTGTGGGCGAAGATGACGCCCAATGCGGGGAACGTCGTCGAGGTCGCCAAGGCGGCCGAAGAAGCCGGCGCCGATGCGCTGGTCGTCAGCAATGCGATTCTGGCCATGGTGATCGACGTGGAGACGTTCCTACCGCGGGTGGCGAACGTCATGGGCGGCATTACCGGCGCGGCCACCAAACCGATCATGCTGCGGATTGCCCACCAATGCGCGCAGGCGGTGTCGATTCCGGTGATCGGTTGCGGCGGTATCACCACGGGCGCCGATGCCATCGAATTTCTGCTGGCCGGCTGTACCGCGATTCAGGTGGGCACGGCGAATTTTCAATCACCTACCGCGATGCCGCGCGTGATCGACGAGATCCGTGCGTTTTGTGAAAGGAAGGGCATTGCCAGCGTGCGCGATCTGATCGGCGCGATGCGGATGCACGATACCGTCGATTTGCAACGCGCCTTGAGCGAGACGCAGCAACGGGGAGCCGCGTAA